Within the Eucalyptus grandis isolate ANBG69807.140 chromosome 1, ASM1654582v1, whole genome shotgun sequence genome, the region GTCCGAATTGCCTTCATTTTGGAGCTGCGTTTATGTCTGTTCTGTGTGTTTGGAGATTTAAGCATTTGCGTTCCTCTTTTGATTTCACGCTGATAGTCAGAGAAGTAGTTGTTTCGCGTATTTTGATTGCTTTAACGGACAAAAGAATCTTCCTTTGATCTATATATCTGCGTGGCCGCATGATTATTGTTTCTATCTCCATACACGCTGTTTTCTGCAATGCTGGATAACTTACATGGTGATTACTCGTCTAATCCAAGTTAAAGCTGAGGAAGTCCTATGGCAATAACATTGGACAGTCTCAATGTATCTATTCACTGTTTTATATCTGTTGAACATCCAGAAGACATTGTTTTGCAAAGTGAGCTGCACTTAGACCTTCAATGTCTTCCACTTTTATCGTGTCCTATGAATCAATCATTGCAGCTTGGGATGGGAAGTGCAGTCGAGACGCTTTGCGGTCAAGCCTTTGGTGCAGGGCAGGTTTACTTGCTTGGGATTTATATGCAGAGATCATGGATAATCCTTTCGGTCACATGTATCGCCTTTCTACCTGTTTATATATACGCCACTCCCATCCTAAAAATCCTGGGCCAACAGGATGAGATAGCTGATCTAGCTGGAGAATTCACGCTCCAAATAATTCCTCAACTGTTCTCGCTTGCCATCAATTTCCCCACGCAGAAGTTCCTTCAAGCCCAGAGCAAGGTCAGTGCGCTCGCCTGGATTGGGTTCATAGCTCTGATCACACACATTGGACTGCTTTGGCTCTTCATTAGTGTATTCAAATGGGGCACTGCCGGTGCAGCCGTTGCATATGACATTACGAGCTGGGGAATTACAGTGGCTCAGGTCCTTTATGTCTTCTGGTTTTGCAAAGATGGCTGGAATGGGCCATCGTGGTCTGCGTTTAGGGACATATGGGCATTTGTGAGGCTCTCCCTTGCCTCGGCAGTGATGCTCTGCGTGGAGATATGGTATATGATGAGTATGATCATCCTGACTGGGCATCTTGATAATGCTGTGATCGCGGTTGGCTCCCTTTCTATATGGTGAGTGATCGGTGATTTCACATATAAGCAGCTGGAAAGTTCATGCCAACCAGGACCCCAAACTGGCGTAGACGTCATTCCCTTGTCATTTTTTGTGTCTACGTATGTTCTTCTGGTCTGTTTATTCACTGTGCTCATCCTTGGATTTAAAACCGCAGCATGAACTTTAATGGGTGGGAAGCTATGTTGTTCATCGGAATAAATGCTGCTATCAGGTAACTAACCTGTTCTCCCTTTCGTGAATTGTCTGTCACATCTTCATGGCAGGCGCCGATGTATGACTTTGCAAAGCATCAGAGATGAAGATTTGAGAAAAGTCATTGTTTGGGGGGGAAATGATGGAGGGTTTTGAAAGCATACTTGAATGGTGCTGATGGTATTTAGGTTGCATTCATCATATGGAATCAATGAATTTTAGGATTGTTCACAAAAACAAAGAACTGAAAGTTGGAGTAGAGGCCATGTTATGAACACTGAACTCATGAACTGTACAGCAGCTAAGAGTAAATGgatgtcttttatttttgttccttttttcgGCTGAAAGTCTTTTGTTTTGTTAGAAGTATCCGAGTATTGTGTCTGATTGAACTATCCTTCATTCAGTGTTCGTGTTTCTAATGAGCTGGGGCTGGGACATCCGAGAGCGGCCAAATACTGTGTCTATGTGACGGTATTTCAGTCTCTTCTAATCGGACTTCTCTGCATGGCTGCTATTTTGCTAACAAGAGACCatttctccatcattttcacAAGCAGTAAGAGATTACAAGAGGCAGTGTCTCACCTAGCATATCTGCTTGCGGTGACTATGGTCTTAAATAGCGTCCAGCCGGTCATATCAGGTTCAAGACATCTATTTCCATTCTATACGACGTCCTTGACCTTCAGCATTGCGCTGCATACTTAAGTGTACTCAAAAGTATCCCTACCTTCACGTCTTTTGCAGGTGTTGCCGTCGGGGGTGGATGGCAAGCATTAGTTGCCTATATAAACCTGGGCTGTTATTATCTTTTTGGGCTTCCTCTTGGATTTTTTCTCGGTTACACTGCAGAATTAGGCGTGATGGTAGAACATTTACTTCCCCTAGATTCTGCTCGGTAGTACTGCATTTTTGGCAGCCAGTTGTGAGAATGGTTAATTGAATTTAAATACGCTTCATGTCGCGATAGAATACAATTTCCTTTCCTCGCACACAAGGTGGTACCAGGTTAACTTGCTGGCATTGATGGTGTTATTCCCCATCTGACGCTTCTTAGTAGCTGATACATTTCTACATCCATCACACTTACTCATTCTAGCTTTATCCTGACTAAAGCTCAACATCTCAGGGTCTCTGGGGCGGCATGATCTGTGGAACTGCCTTGCAAACCTTGTTGCTTTTGTTGGTGCTCTACAAAACGAACTGGAAGAAGGAAGTAAGTAATGCTATTCCTGCAAATCTGAAAGTAGCTAAAATAAGCTTACATCTCTACGCAACCGATGTTCAGGAGGATTTCCATAAGCACTAGGTGTTCCAAGCAtctgataaataaaaatgtgcAGAAAAAAGCCACTTTCTAAGGCTGAGATGAAGATGAACCAGAAACGGGACTATCGGCGCGCAAGTTCTAACGTGTTTGGTCCGATGTCCTTCGCAGGTAGAACAAACGACGGAGCGCATGAGAAAGTGGGGCGGGCAAGACATGATGCCGAAGCTAGCCCGGGATCTCATGCAACAGCAAACGCCATCAGCATAGCGAAGCATCCGCACCGCTACGACGGATCAAAGGGCCAATCTTCCCCGGGTTACTCCGATCTCACCAAGTACTCTTCGCCCCTCGGGAGCGCGcataggaagaaaaataaagcaaagcaACAAAAAACGAGAAGCAAGGAGGAAGAACCAAATCGAGCTACTAAAGTCCAAACCCTGAAATCTAAATTAGTTCACTTCAGGCGCACGAGTCACGCTTTCggattttcaataaaattagcGCACGCGTTGGGAAGTGTCCATCATCCGTATCCGTATTCATAAAGCAAGGAAATGGTGCTTTGCATTATCGTTTCGGCTTCTTTCTTCCCCGAAAATCGCTACCTAAAAATCCAacgaaaaaatagaagaaaattgTCAGAAGTGGGATTTGAACCCACGCCCTCTCTCGAAGACCAGAACTTGAGTCTGGCGCCTTAGACCACTCGGCCATCCTGACTTCGATGACTTCGAGTGGAGTCGaaatataatatatcttaaATACAGAAGACAGAAGCCAAAAGATAGGCCGTCTTTTTCGGAAACTTTCGAGATTGGAGATAGGCCCAACCCAAGAGGTTGTTGTGCGTGCCATGTCCCATCCCACTCCGCCCGACAATCGCAGGCCAACCATTTCCaaggcaaagaaaaaggcaTATTCGCCAACGTCACCCGCTGAGCGTTCCGTCACGCGCTCCCATGGCCTTATCCACTCAcgcttttcttgtttctctctccctcccccacccccacccccaccccacaACCATCCTCCCCTTGGCCTTTTCCTTACTGCTAATTACTCGTGAAAAACGACTAGGGTCCCCCCACGCGAACGTTCCGCGCGAGGGAATTTCGCAGTATTCCACCGGTCGCGAGGGCAGACCGGTCAATTCACACCTTCCCGAGGTCACCTATTAAATTCCCTCTTGACAGCGCGAATTATTCTGCTACCTCGGTCGCTCCCACTCGCCAGCAACCCCATAGAAAAGCCAGAACAACGCAGCTGGCGTCACGTTACGGGCGGACTGGAGATCCACATCTACTAAAGTCCGAATCGCGAAATCGAAATCAGCTCACTTCTGGCGTCCGAGCCCCCCCCACTTTTGGAATCTCAATAAATTGGCGCGAGCGTTGGATTGGATTGGAGGGTCTACTGGAGTTAAAGTGGCAGATGAATATAGTTCATGCGAGGAGATAGAAAGAGCGCTTTCCGGGACGCGAATactacttctttttttttcagttaCTAGCGTTTGCATTTACTGCTTTTGGCTCTTTCTTCCGCGAAAATCGCCACCATCACCAAGGCGAATTCAACCACAGACGCTCTTCGAATAAGCGTGCAGTGGGGGAGGGTGGGATTTATATTTTCCACTTGGACGCAGGCCATAGATCCttccattaaataaatgaaatgtccATAGTGGGATTTGAACCCAACATGGGGTACTTGGATAGTGCCGAGTAGGCCGTACATTAGTCCATTAGTTAATTACCCACTAGACCCCActctttggttttcttttcctttttttaatttttttttcgtacAAAGCTTCGAGTTCTCTATCTCTAATGCACCAATAGTGATAGACGTGACGAATCATCGGAGAGCATGCACAGCAACTCGAATTGAAATCCGAACAACAAGAAGAGTTTGATCCTGAAACCATTGTaggggagaagaaaagaaaactcgGAATGAAGTgggagaataaaagaaaattatagagTGGGGTCAGTGTACAGATGACAATTAATTATAATGGTGCCGATGGCTATCAGACAACCCaaacataaatagaaatatGCCCATTGTGTCCCTAGTAGATCCTAAtgttgttgacacccaaaaatgATCAACCTTTTCATTATTATCAACAAATGTCGGACAACATTGGGTACTTGACTAGTGCCAAGTAGGCCACACATTAGTCCATTAATTAATTGTTACATGTACATTGGACccctctctttattttttcccttatcttttcttttgccatACGGAGCTTCAgtttctctatctctatcttcATCTCTGATACATCAACAGTGACAAATGTGACCGAATCATCAGAATGCTTGCACAACAACTTGAATTGAAATCCAAACAACAAGAAGAGTTTGATCCTGAAACCATTTGTagtggagaagaaaagaaaactcgGAATGAAGTgggagaataaaagaaaattatagagTGGGGTCAGTGTACAGATGACAATTAATTATAATGGTGCCGATGGCTATGAGACGACCcaaacataaatgaaaatatgCCCATTGTGTCCCCAGTAGATCCTAAtgttgttgacacccaaaaatgATCAACCTTTTCATTATTATCAACAAATGTCTGACAACATTGGGTACTTGAATAGTGCCAAGTAGGCCACACATTAGTCCATTAATTGATTGTCACATGTACATTGGACccctctctttattttttcccttgtcttttcttttgccataCGGAGCTTCAgtttctctatctctatcttcATCTCTAATACATCAATAGTGACAAACGTGACCGAATCATCAGAATGCTTGCACAACAACTTGAATTGAAATCCAAACAACAAGAAGAGTTTGATCCTGAAATCATTTGCagtggagaaaaaaagaaaacctggAATGAAGcgggagaagaaaagaaaattatagagCAGGGCCTAGTGTACACATTCATGGAGTCAATGGTTATGAGACCAAACTGACTCGACCCTCGCATGAATAGAAGTATACCCATCGTGACTCAACCCAAGATTTGACTTGAATAGATCCCGAACTTGTTGACACCAAAAAATGATCAACTTTTTGGTTATTATCTACAAATATTGGATTTAGTCGATAAAAGTAGAATCAAGTCAGTAATGAATAGAACAATTGCCAGCTTGATAATTTGCCAAGGAAGTCATTGACAATGGTGGCGAGCTTGTTGGGCCGAAGCTTCCTTGGGAGTAACGACACAAGTAGAGGCAGAGTCAGTAGTGGTGATGAAGAGGGAGATTGAGGTGAGGATAAGATGGACAAAGTCGAGAGCGTGAAGGTATTCTTGATTGTGAGGATTTGGAGACTATGTTTTGGAGGTAAAAGttatggacatggatgataaaTCCAACGACTTCACGATCTAGAAGCAATAATGTTTACTTGTGTTTCCATATTTTGTTTCGGGTAGGTACCCAAACAGTTACATTGtcttatttgatttatttattaatttagcaTTTCAAACCAAAATAagaattgatttaaaaaatttagctCAGATCTAATCGGGTTAAGCCTAGCTGGttaaaataacttttgaaaacCCCAATTAATTTAATCGATTAATGTACGTCTTGCTTGGCACTACTCAAGCAACCCAACATTATTCTCAAAAACTTGGAGTGCGGTCTGGACTTTAGCATCAGAAACAGGGGATTCACTCATTCGAATTTCAAAGAAAGGAGTGGGAGACGGACCGTCTCTTTCGGAAACAACGTGCGAGGGAAGTTCAAAAGGGAGACGACGGGCCCACCCAGCCCGGCCCACCCGGTCCCGCCGCGTGCCGCGTTCCCACCGCGTGATGGCCGCGGGCCAACCATTCccaaaggttaaaaaaaaaaaaaaggcagagaTTCGCCAATACCCACACGCCATTCCATCGCTCGCTTTTCTCCCATTTTGTCCCTTTCTCACCCGTCAACCGATCCTGCCAAAACAACGTTCGAACTTCGAAGAGCTTAGcacaagacttttttttttttttcggtctgCTCGGATAATATTATTAGCGTATTTTCCAAGAGGATATTCCCCGCATGGCATTTTCGTAGTATTCGCTAATCGCGAGGGCAAATTGCCAATCTACCTACCTCGACGCCACCTATAAAATTCCCATCCCCACCACTCTCCCTTCCCCAGTCCCTTCGCATTCTCCCTCTCGTCTTCTACCAccggaaaagagaagaaaaaaaaaaacgctccCGGAAATGGCGTCCCGCTACGAGCTGGAGGTGACCGTGTCGTCGGCCAAGGACCTCAAGAACGTGAACTGGCGCCAGGGACCGACCCGACCCTACGCCGTCCTCTGGGTCGACCCGAGCAAAAAGTGCTCCACCCGGGTCGACGAGGAGAACGACACGTCCCCGGTGTGGGACCAGACCCTCGTCATCCCCTTGCCCCCCGGCCCCATCGAGGACGCCACCCTCTACATCGACGTCGTCCACGCCGGCTCCGAGGAGGACACCAAGCCCCTCATCGGCTCCGCCCGCCTCAAGCTCCGCGACGTCCTCGACGACGCCGGCTTCGGCGAGGCCCTCAAGCGCGGCCTCCAGCTGAAGCGCCCCTCCGGCCGCCCCCACGGCAAGGTCGAGGTCAAGGTCTGCGTCCGGGAGCCGCGCTACCGCGCCCCCGACCCGTACCACGCGTCCCCCTACGGCGTCCCCCCGGCGACGAGGGAGTACGCCCCGCCGGCGACGAGGGAGTACGCCTCGCCGGCGTACGGCAACCCCTACGCCGCCCCGCAGCGTGACCCGTACTACGCGGCGGCGCCCCCGGCCGGCGGCTACGCCTACGGGGCGTACAacgcgccgccgccgcagccgcagTACGGGCAGCCGAGCTACGGGCAGGCGCCGCAGTACGGGTACGGCGGGGAGCCGGCGTACGGGCAGTACGGGCAgccggaggaggagaagaagaagagcaagttCGGGGGATGGGGATGGGGACGGGGCTGGCCGTGGGCGCGGTGGCCGGGGCGATCGGTGGGATCGCCCTGACGGAGGGGTTCGAGCACCTGGAGGACAAGATCGCCGATGACGCGGCGGAGAAGGTGGAGGACGACCTCGGCTACGACGATGtaggcgaggaagaagacttctAAGGGAAACGGCTCTcgtccttttgctttttttttttatctttttttttaatgaagtttTATCGTTTTTCTGGGGGAGTTTCTTTGCGGGTGATGTTGGCGTTGTAGTGCCTTTGGGTGCATGCAGGTCCGTTGATGTGTCAAGCGTGTCTAATCCGACGCATAAGCAAGCtctataattttattttatttttgtaattatatgtGCATGCGAGATGATGCTTTCTTCTTTCCCAAGATtgcaataaattaattataaaatgcGTCCAATgggcggaagagagagagagagagaccttgcgTAGCGCTTTCTGATAACGTGGTCGTCGATGGGGAGATCATTTCGATGCCAAAAGCTTAAAGACAGACGTAAAGTAGACGGTGGCGATTGGTTCCTTTCGCTTTCGGCATGGTAGCGATGCGGGAGAATCAACCCACGAGGCCACCTCGTCAATCAACCTAATCCGTTTGATTTTTATCGTGACATGATCCAACGGATGCCGTGAGGACAAGGGGTTCCACGTGCAGTTTCCTAGGTTGTCGAAGACCGAGACTGATTTGGTTTGGTCAAGGCTAAAGAAATGTTTCCTAATTTGAGTAGGATTCTTAGGTTGTTTTCTAATTTGAGTAGATTTCTTAATTTAAAGAAATCAGCAGATTTCCTAGTTAAAGTTTCTTTCCTAATTTGGTCAGATTTTTAGTTTAGGTAGGGTTCCTAGTTTAGATTGGCGTTCAAGTTTTTCAGGTTTCCTACTAGAATAGGTTTCTTAGTTCAATTGGTTTCCCAATTTCAGTAGATTTTCTAATTTGGATAGGTTTCTTGGTTCGATTTGTTTCCTAATTTGATTAAGTTTTCCGATTTTTCATACAATTTGTTGGTagtgaattttaaaattcttaGTTTCCTTATCCGCTCATGGCCATGGGTAACGGGTCTCCAACTTTCTCGTCCTTGATACCTTCCTTGACAGCAAACTTTTCCATCCCAAAGTCATTCTACTTCACACACACCAAACGCATTAATTCATTCCCTTACAAACACAACTTTCATCAATTAGGGTTTAGGCTAGTTGGCCGGCTTAAACGAATTCTGAAGACTCATATGACATTGTAATGGCCTTCCGAATCTTTACAGATGGTTTCGCTTTCGCAGCTATTGGAAAACAAGAATCACGAGCTTAAATAAGTAATGTTCCTCCATGGCAACGCGACGATAGACACAAAGGTGGAGCACAACGAGTGATTTGACCAAACAGTTGTGGTCATGTTAATGGGTCAAGTCAACTATTGATGCCACGCTCGAGTTTCGTCAATCAAGATCATCCATTACCGgtcaaatcaaatgaaaatgagtTCGCTGAGGTCACGATTGATGGCCCAATCTGGTTCGAGCTGGCTAAGCTTTTCCAATACAGAACGCTCTTCTAGAACCATACGCTTCTTCGAGCTCGGGCCTGGTTGAGTTGACTAGGCCTCACTCAACAACTCTTCCAGCCTCAACCTTTCTTCCGGCCGCCATGATTTGAAATACTCCGGGCAGGCTCACTAGATCCACCGGTCTAGATCGCCTATGTCCGGACATGATTCTTATTCTTATCGCCACCGACTCTCCAAAGCACACCTGACAACCCCACTCATAATATCTGGGTCTTCTCTGGAAAAACCCACTTAAGAAGGAGAATCCATCTAGAGTCGACTTCCATCTTCGTCCGTCGAGAGTGGCGGTGGTCCAGGTGGGACGATGCAATTGAGTTTTCGAGAATATTCGTTTAGCTGGATATTATCTTATGATAAAAACTTTGCCTCGTCAACTTTCCTCTGTCCCCCATTTCAACTCACGATGCTTTCTTAGTCCCCAAGAAAGTAGGCCTAATGTTAATCAGCTAGCCTGGACCAGGACTTTGAAGACGCAATATCTAGTTTGGTGGGCCCATGATGTGAAATCACATTTCATAATATAGGTGGACCTGGAGCCTCATACCCAGAATATGAATATGCTCGCATATGCTCGCCCAAATTGTGCTTTGACCCTGGACGAGCTGGCCCGGTTGTTAGCATGACGGTTTTGGATTAACTCACTTGAAACATTACCTATTTTGGCCTGTTTCATATCGAGCctcataattttgttgtttgatgTACAAGTAGGCATTATCCCAAAAGGTCACTCATCTTGGCAAGTGCTTTCACATGAACTCGCTTAATTTTGGAGTTTTAAAGTAAGACATGCCGTTACGTGAAACAACGTATCAgtgagttaatttcaattttcacatatatatttcagTTTGCTTTCTCTCTGTTTAATGGTGATTCGGTTCATTCCTGTTCCCTTCATTGTCTTAGGAATTTGTCAGAAGCCGTTTCTTGTTCAGGCTATCAGGTGTCGACGACTACACCCTGATTTTGTCAAATTGGGTTGTTACAGTTAGGCTTGTGATTAGGTTTAATAAGGAGTTTCTGACATTGAACGTGGAAGGCAATTTTGCGAATTTAGAATATGAATTCGCCCTCTTGCTGTGCAGGAACATCTCCTCTCTTGCAACCGTAACGTGCTGCATCTTTGTTAGTCTATTCTTTACCTTTTACGGATAGAAACAAGAGCATTATTCGCTTCGCTTCTACTACAAGTACGAGGTCACCGCCCAAAACCGTTTCCTTAAATCTCAGGGCAAAGAAAACCATGTTTCATTCTTGAAACTATAAATATTATTCCTCACTTCTAATATTTTGCCTTCCCCACCCACCAAAACGACATTCCAAAGCACTTAGCTCGTGTTCTTGAGGCGCTCTAATTTCTTCAGGTACTTCCCATTTCTCATCACATGTAATAATCCTTATGATCCCTTTTTCATTTACCGATTTCTTCTGCTTTCTTCACTGTGATAGTCACGCGGTTATTGCCGGTTCGAGGCACCAGAATGACGGGCAGAATCGTGGCACGCATCAAAAGATTACTTCCGAGCTGTGGTGATGTGCTTACCTTTTTGCACCATCTTTGATCACCCCTTATATCATCAAATGGGTTCTCGTGTATATGATCTATGAGCTAATTCTTTTTCCCGGTTAGAAATGATAAGTTGCTAATGTACAATTCTTAAGAGCACAAATATTAGTCACCAAACAGTAAGGAAGAGTGtgctctttttttctatttttaaattgagCAACATACCGTAATTTCAAGAGATGAATTGAGTCAATTCGCACGACTATCCATGTGGAGTAGTTGATTGATTCTCCTAAATCGAAATTGCATCAATTAGTAGGGACCATATTATCTCGtaatagataattttttgaattggcGTCCGCGAGAGGCGTAGAACAATCTTTAGTTTTCATGACCTGTCTTTTCAGCTACAAATCGTATAGCCTCCTAATTATGCTATCGGCCTTGTCATCGGCGGCGCACAGGCACGGCCCCCGAAGCCCTAGGCCCAGAAGCCGGCTTGGACTTGCGCGAAGAATATGCCAACGCCTTCCGCACGGAATCCTACAACGATTTCTGGGCACGCGTCCTCGCCCTTTCCGACGACAATCCTCCCCCGCGCGACCCCGCCGGGTCGACCGCCGCCGCTCGCCTCCCCTCCTACCGCCTCTTCGTCGAGCATCTCCTGGAGCCGGACCAGCCCGCCGTCATACGGATCCTCGACCTGGCCCGTATCCGGCCCGCGCAGAAGTCCCTGTTGGCCGAGTACTTCTCCGAAACCGCCAAGGCCTCCGTCCTCTGCGGCGCCTTGCTGAAGCACGTCGACCGGACGCGGGTCCAATACCGCTCCGTCAAATCGGCCCTTCGGTCTCTCGGCAACTCCCAATTCGGATCGTTGAACCAATTCCCCAACATCGTAACCCGCCTGACCGAATTCTTGAATTGCGAGAGCCCGTTAacctcgtcttcttcttcttcgactgCCCAAATGGAATCCACCCAAGCCGGTTGTGCCGTGCTGTTGAGCCGGCTCGAGTCGAGCCGTAGCAAAGCGAAAGCCAAGCTCAAGACCATCGACAGGCTCCAGCATGGCTCGGCTATGTTCCTTATAGTCGTGACCGGCTCATTGGCTATAATCATCCTGTCTCATGGCCTCGCGATGCTGGTGGCTGCGCCGGCCGTAGCGGCCGCTTCGTTCGAAATGGCTCCGGCCAAGGGCTTGAGAAAAGTGTTGGCTCAGCTGGACGCGGCTGCCAAAGGGACTTACACATTGAAGAGGGACATGGACACGATTAGCCGGCTCGTGGCTCGGATCAACGACGAGCTTGAGCACATGCGCACGATGGTTCGGTTTTGGCTCGACCGAGGAGACGACAAGATCCAGGCCGGCGGGAAGGTGACCCTCGGCGAAAACGAGTGCAACTTCGCACAGCAGCTTGATGAACTAGAGGAGCACTTGTACTTGTGTTTCATGACCGTCAACAGGGCACGAAATCTCGTTGTGAAGGAGCTTTTGGATCCAAGTTAAATCAAACGTATATGGATCCTCTATATTTATGAAATAGTCAATTCGAAAATTATTGGCCGGATTcatcttaaaattattttctcttggAATGGTTCTCCCTGCCTAAATTATAACGTCCAAAACGTAAATCAAATAACGTTTTCATTTGTTGAAGTTATTTAAGTGCAAAGTATTTGTAAGCATTGGCAAGCCCTGGGGCTAGTGGCCGTCGcctctaaatttcatttttcaacataagtaagaaaagaggaaaatcatGTACTTCGTGTTCtagctaaaaataaaaaactttttctctctcttccaaccTAATATGCTCGACGTCTCCCATTACTCATTCTTATCCCGCCGTTACTTTGCCTCCCTTTAACACTTGTATGTTATCAAGGCTCTCATATCATCTATAAAAGACTAGAGACTCTATCATGGAATCAATGGCCAAACACAAACAGGTATCTCATTTCTTGTGCGTGATTAATATACAATTTAAAATGTCTCCTCACCTATATATTTCTATTCTATTGATGCGTATGGCCcttaaatataacaaaatacatttgaaaaaaatacaatataGGCGATCAGTTTCAGGATGGTTAATTCTAACCTTGTAATCTTCCCGATTTTGAGAAATTGGAATTGGATCGAACCAAATCAAATGCTTCAGGccaattctagaatcaaattGAGA harbors:
- the LOC104415413 gene encoding protein DETOXIFICATION 35: METPLLYGGGGEDGDYAPVSSFREAKTVFWIETARMWKIAAPIAFNILCQYGTNSFTNIFVGHIGDVELSAVAISLSVIGTFSFGFMLGMGSAVETLCGQAFGAGQVYLLGIYMQRSWIILSVTCIAFLPVYIYATPILKILGQQDEIADLAGEFTLQIIPQLFSLAINFPTQKFLQAQSKVSALAWIGFIALITHIGLLWLFISVFKWGTAGAAVAYDITSWGITVAQVLYVFWFCKDGWNGPSWSAFRDIWAFVRLSLASAVMLCVEIWYMMSMIILTGHLDNAVIAVGSLSICMNFNGWEAMLFIGINAAISVRVSNELGLGHPRAAKYCVYVTVFQSLLIGLLCMAAILLTRDHFSIIFTSSKRLQEAVSHLAYLLAVTMVLNSVQPVISGVAVGGGWQALVAYINLGCYYLFGLPLGFFLGYTAELGVMGLWGGMICGTALQTLLLLLVLYKTNWKKEVEQTTERMRKWGGQDMMPKLARDLMQQQTPSA
- the LOC104448451 gene encoding protein SRC2 homolog, producing MASRYELEVTVSSAKDLKNVNWRQGPTRPYAVLWVDPSKKCSTRVDEENDTSPVWDQTLVIPLPPGPIEDATLYIDVVHAGSEEDTKPLIGSARLKLRDVLDDAGFGEALKRGLQLKRPSGRPHGKVEVKVCVREPRYRAPDPYHASPYGVPPATREYAPPATREYASPAYGNPYAAPQRDPYYAAAPPAGGYAYGAYNAPPPQPQYGQPSYGQAPQYGYGGEPAYGQYGQPEEEKKKSKFGGWGWGRGWPWARWPGRSVGSP
- the LOC104448462 gene encoding UPF0496 protein At3g49070, which codes for MTGRIVARIKRLLPSCGTAPEALGPEAGLDLREEYANAFRTESYNDFWARVLALSDDNPPPRDPAGSTAAARLPSYRLFVEHLLEPDQPAVIRILDLARIRPAQKSLLAEYFSETAKASVLCGALLKHVDRTRVQYRSVKSALRSLGNSQFGSLNQFPNIVTRLTEFLNCESPLTSSSSSSTAQMESTQAGCAVLLSRLESSRSKAKAKLKTIDRLQHGSAMFLIVVTGSLAIIILSHGLAMLVAAPAVAAASFEMAPAKGLRKVLAQLDAAAKGTYTLKRDMDTISRLVARINDELEHMRTMVRFWLDRGDDKIQAGGKVTLGENECNFAQQLDELEEHLYLCFMTVNRARNLVVKELLDPS